From Oncorhynchus keta strain PuntledgeMale-10-30-2019 chromosome 8, Oket_V2, whole genome shotgun sequence:
CAATAATTCgaaccttcagaaatgagaacaggtatATAACTATATAATGATTGCCAACCCTATGCCCGCATGCCActtctccaggcaatggaggacacatgtggggacatagaggttgcctctgtccaaggttagatacgccatgctaggagatacttccctcgatgtttggcaagagaaaacTTATCTTGTGATGGGGACGAAGTATTGTGTCCAGACCCAGGCCGGAGAAGAGATGAAGCGTAGCTTAGCACTGGTGACTGCCCCCCTGGGACctcacacacacaattgtgttctttactgtattctaaagaatatacttttggtttacatatgtttatggttttgttgtatgctactgtatacaacagtaatgtttttagcctaataaatattttctgtttctacattgcattggtgtttacagtgtacttgttacccctctcagcagattactttcactgtagaacattgtattgaaatgtagatataagcccatgaaagaccaaagagctttagatttagaacaacagtgtttacatggtatatccaaaaatgtactattatgaaagcagtgtttgccatttgatgcaaatgcttcattctgacacgtgtttatggcattttgaatgcattgtgttacattttgaaggagatatGAGGCATTTAgcattttgtgtgtgcagttttgggaattgtgtgtagagttttgaaaaaaaggAGACCGTTTTTTAAAAACAGTTCtatagcaatgaggtttgtgcggTAGGCTATAGGTCcaatacattatccctgcatattggctgtgcttgaattgccctgccaatgttgttcttGTTGTTTTTCTCAGACCATTTTGAAATTATATTGAAAAAAAATGTAGGTACAGTACATTGGTAATAGATCATTTGTTGTGTTACTTGTGAAGCACAGCTAAGGAAGCATAGTAATTTGCTTCTGTTTTTATTGGACTGATGGCCTGTATCTAATGGttggtctgaggggagggagggagcagtggTGAGCCACCCTCTCACATGACTCACCATCCCTCCGCCCTCCCTCAGTCCGCTGAAGTGCAGGAGGAGTGTGTTCAGAGGATGGTTCCCCAAAAGCTTGAACCACAGTGTTTCCAATGGGGTGAACAGAGAAGGCAGTATGGGTCAGCACCTCATTATTTGCATTGTTCAGGGTCACTGCCAGATTAGCCTTCTCTCTGAGGATACCAACATACAGACATTGAGGCCAGAATACATTATTGTGGCTAATGTAATGGATTGACGCGTGCAAGTTCATGCATTCTGATATGGTAAAAGTAAACGAATGATGTATCGAAAAATCTGTCTCACCTTAAGTGTCAATATCTGTTGCATGTATTTGGCATGAGTAAGGTTAAGCATACTCCCAATGACGTTTACTCTTCCAAATACTGGTACTGTGGCAGAACTGATCAGGCTATTGATCTCATGTGCATCCAATGACACTGTTCTCCTCAGTCACAGTCTTAACTTTGCCACCTGAGGAAGTTATAGTAGTCATCTTTCTCTGATTTTAGGAGAGAAAAGCAAATGAGAAGCAAACCAACTAAATtatcatcaaatcaaagtttattggtcacgtgCACAGGATACAGGGTGTACACGTTGGGAATTTCAACAAAACACAACAAATGCATTTCTGTAATAGTTAACAATAAGTGTTTACGTTTGAAGACAACTCCAGCATTCTTGTAAAATTAGCATAATGTAAACTTTATCAAGCTCTATGTATTCTTCTGAATTTATTGCATTGATGCAAATCAGGGTGTATCTTCTTTAACGGTTCGCTAATTATTGAAACATAAAGTGTCAATACATATTTGTCCTCCTGTAATAAACGAACGAAGAAAGTAAAGGAACGTTGCTCATGGGGTTGTGGTGTGTAACCATAGAAACAACCGTGAGTGCTGTCTTGGGGTGGAAGGTTACAGTTCATAGGTTAAGTTTGACGCACGTTTTTGAAGGTGTCATGGCGGAGCTCACTGGCGCTGTGAAAATATTCTGAACTATTATCTGTTCGTTGTATTTTATAGATTCAATTGTAACAGTTGTTTCTCATTGATTCTGCCATAGTACCGAGCAAAATGGCATCCACTGCAGCAGGGAAACAGAGGATACCGAAAGTGGCCAAggtaacaaaacatttaaaaacagtttgctagctaacgttagcgaacTTGTAAGTTATTGGCTAGCCATGTCTATATGGGCCTAGCCAGGTATCAAGCTTGCTAACCACAACAAGACGTGTCCTTTGTTTTGGTACAAATGTAGTTCAATTACTTTTAGCTACTTGCGACGAACGAAAGGTTAGCTAAGCACTGCAAATTCTTGTATTTCGCAAGCTAAcgtaactaacgttagctagatacaCTGACTTGGGTCAGAGTATGTGATGAAGTTAGCTAGTTACGTAATTAGCTAGCGAGTTCGAACTGTTTCCTTTTGGAACATgtactatgtagctagctagtattATCTCCAATTAATTTCACCCATTCTTAAATGCATGTATTCATTTGTTTTGTGTAGGTGAAAAACAAGGCTCCAGCAGAGGTACAAATCACAGCTGAGCAGTTGCTCAGGGAGGCAAAGGAGAGGGAGCTCGAGCTTTTGCCACCGCCGCCCAAACAGAAAATCACTGATGAAGAAGAGTTGAACGATTACAAGTTGAAGAAGCGGAAGGTAAGACCCCTGTGACAGTGGACACACAGGTTACACTTCACGTTTACTGTTACTTCACTTTTACTCTTGATATTCTGTTGGTCTGCCAGCCTGCCAGTTTAATAATTTCCGATTGTCCGCGGATCCTGTGAagaatacagtaaatacattGATCTAATTTAGATGCATATTGGACTCCTTCTCATAGGGATTTGAAGACAACATCAGAAAGAATCGTACTGTTATCAGCAACTGGATAAAATACGCACAATGGGAGGAGAGCCTGAAAGAAGTCCAGAGGTAAGCTAATGCTTGTCAATTTCACTTTGTGAAGGTGATGATTGTGAACCATACCTATTTGAAATCTGATGTGAATGTTACAGATTAATTTTGACTGGGATACTTGTTGTCTAACCCTCCCGCCCAGGGCTCGCTCTATTTACGAGCGTGCTCTGGATGTAGACCACCGGAACATTGCTCTATGGCTGAAGTATGCCGAGATGGAGATGAAGAACCGGCAAGTGAACCACGCCCGCAACATTTGGGACAGAGCCATCACCATCTTGCCTCGTGTCAACCAGTTTTGGTACTGAACAACTTCACCTCCTAAACCGTTGATATCTGTTTAGAAAACTATATCTGATTGATGTGGTCACATTTAGTGTTTTGATCCTCAATGAATCAGGCACTTGCAGAATAATGACTAAAGCATGCAGAGTTTACCACCAATGTGCACAATCTTGTTGCGGCTCATCTGTTCTTTTTCTGTTTCCCCCCGTTTCAGGTACAAGTACAGTTACATGGAGGAGATGCTGGGCAACATTGCTGGCTGCAGACAGGTGTTTGAGCGCTGGACAGAGTGGGAACCAGAGGAACAAGCCTGGCACTCCTACATCAACTTCGAGCTGCGCTACAAGGAGGTCGACAAGGCCCGTTCCATCTATGAGAGATATACCCTTTTGATGGGAAGTGCTTGAAACATTTACTTACTGTGAGATGTGGTTGCTGTAGAGTGAGTCATTAATTGACAGGtgtttgattttttttctcacctttattaaaccaggtaggctagttgagaacaagttctcatttgcaacctggccaagataaagcatagcaattcgacacatgcaacaacaaagagttacacatggaataaacaaaacatatagtcaataatacagtagaaaaaataaaacaaaaagtctatatacagtgagtgcaaatgaggtaagataagggagttaaggcaataaataggccatggtggtgaagtaattacaatataacaattaaacactggaatggtagatgtgcaggagattaatgtgcaagtacagatactggggtgtaaaggagcaagataaataaatacagtatggggatgaggtagatagatgggctgtttacagatgggctatgtacaggtgcagtgatctgtgagctgctctgactgctggtgagggagatatgagtctccagcttcagtgatttttgcagttcgttccagtcattggcagcagagaactggaaggaaaggtgaccaaaggaggaattggctttgggggtgaccagtgagatatacctactggagcgcgtgctaagAGTGGGTGGTGCTACggtaaccagtgagctgagataaggcggggctttacctagcagagacttgtagcaGTTTAGCAATTGATTACATTTATGATTCATAGCAACCTACTGTAGTGGTATTACCTTCATATTGTCATCATGCCTGTAGAGCGCATCTCTTTTAAAGCTCCTTAACTCCAGTGCACTTGTGATTGTCCACCCTGATGTGAAGAATTGGATCAAGTATGCCCGTTTTGAAGAGAAGCATGGCTACATCGCCCACGGGAGGAAGGTGTTTGAGAGATCAGTGGAGTTCTTTGGCGAGGAGCATGTCAACGAGAACCTCTTTGTGGCCTTCGCCAGATTtgaagagaaacagaaagaggtaTCTAAATCTGACACTTTGAACCATGTCAGTTTTATTCCCACACATTTATACTGTGgtcaacagaacacaacacaacttTTCTCCCCCTTTTGTCTCTTAGTTTGAGCGTGTTCGAGTCATCTACAAATACGCCTTGGACAGAATCCCCAAGCATCAGGCTCAGGAGCTCTTCAAATTCTACACAGTATTTGAGAAGAAGTTTGGAGACCGGAGGGGAATTGAGGATGTTATCGTCAGCAAGCGGAGATTTCAGTATGAGGAGGAAGTCAAGGTACGTTCAATTGAACCTGTAAAAATGTGCAACGATTTCACTCCAAATAAACCATTAAAACACTATTATGGTTCAACATTTCATACCCCTAATTGCTTTCCATTGGattgtgttttgtttcctgtGTAGGCAAGCCCACACAATTACGACGCTTGGTTTGATTACCTACGCCTGGTGGAGAGTGATGCAGATCCTGACACTGCCAGAGAGGTGTATGAGAGAGCCATCGCCAACATCCCTCCTATACAGGAGAAGAGGCACTGGAGAAGATACATTTACCTGTGGATAAACTATGCTTTATATGAAGAACTGGAGGTCAAGGTAAGCCTGCTTCCTCTGTGTGTTTTATGGAATGGCTATAATTCTCACATTGCTATTGTGTGACATTGTGCACTGTGGATTTCAGTGCTTATTTTGTTGAATTGGCAGGACCCGGAGAGAACAAGACAGGTGTACCAGGCATGTCTGGATCTCATCCCTCACAAAAAGGTATTGGCAGTTTGCAATCAGTGGCATGTCCTTTCTGAAATGGGACATAAACATGAATCATCAACAAATTATCATATTTATTACTTTGCATCCTTCCTCGTAGTTCACATTTGCCAAGATTTGGCTACTCTACGGACAGTTTGAAATCCGCCAGAAGAACCTTCAAGCTGCCAGGCGAGGCTTGGTAAGGTCCCTACTGCTGAAGATGCATGTTTTTCATTGTATCAAAACTTCTCTCTAATTTGGGCTTCTTCCTCTCCCCCAGGGCACAGCCATTGGTAAATGTCCAAAAAACAAGCTGTTCAAGGGCTACATTGAGCTGGAGCTGCAGCTCCGAGAGTTTGACCGATGCAGAAAGCTCTACGAGAAGTACCTGGAGTTTGCCCCAGAGAACTGCACCACCTGGATCAAGTTCTCTGAGCTGGAGACCATTctaggagacacagagagggccCGGGCCATCTTCGAGCTGGCCATCGGACAGCCACGACTAGACATGCCAGAGGTCAGGCTCAAACGCTCACCCAGGGCATTTACTCAGTATTGACGTTCCACTGTCTGTCGGTTAGCAGGTCTGAAGACGCCCCTCAAGTGAGAAGTGTTGTCGTGGAAATGTAATGAAGGTACCTCTGAACAGTATTTTACTTTAATATATTCCATTTCCTTTTTAATCTTAGGTGTTGTGGAAGTCCTACATCGACTTTGAAATTGAGCAGGAAGAGTTTGACAACACCAGGGGCCTCTACCAGAGACTTTTGCAGCGCACACAGCACGTAAAGGTGAGAGCTGTCCCTTTAACCTTGAAGTGACCGTCTTGCTACCAACAGTCCCATGCTACAACTCACCTGCCAAACACTCACTGTGGCGCAGCAACTTCTCAAACATTTACTCGTTCATTGTGTAATTTAGCTAAATGTTACCTGCAGGTCTGGATCAGCTATGCCCAGTATGAGCTGTCCATCGATACATCGGACCGGCTGCAGAGGTGTAGGGGGATATTTGAGGAGGGCAACAAGGGCCTGAGAAGCTGTGAGGAGAAGGAGGAGCGTctgatgatgttggagtcgtggAAGGAGTTTGAGCAGGAGTTTGGTTCGGACACGACCAGGGAGAGGGTCAAGAAACTGCTGCCGGAGAAggtgaagaagaggagaaagCTCACAGCAGAGGACGGGGTAAGTGTTGTTTCCTTTGGTCATACCAATCCAATATCAATTCATTACCCTTGTTTGTCTTACCGAGTTTTTCAACTCCTCCAAGGAGTTGAGAGCAGAATATAGTTTTTCAAATCTCTGACTCGTTATGCGTCGACACTTAAAAAATGTCCATTCTAAAACCCTTACCGTGTACCTACCTATGTTTTGTCCTCTTGTTGCATGCTTTTCTTCGTTTGCTGAAATCCATACTTTTTAATTAAACATTAATCAAATAGACAGACTGTTTCCTTGTTGAGATACGCATGTGCCAATTGTATTCAAACTGGTTTCCACTAGCTTCTATAGCCACAGTCAAATTCCACAGCCACAACCTGGGCTACAAAAATGTGCCTTTTAAtttgggttagcagtgtggttaagtttTAAAATCAAATTTGAATAAGAAATTGTAGAAATGGGTGGATTTTATGACTGTGGCTATAGCATGGAAGGTTATCACTAGCTTCTAAGTTGCCATCTTAGAGCAGCAGTGATGAAACAGTCAGTGGTTGTATTTAACATTTTATTAAAAAGTATGGATTTCAGCAAAGGCGTGCAAAAACATAGGTACGCAGTAAAGGGTTTAAGAATTTGCACTTTTTAATTATCGACGCGTATTGAGTCAGCGGTTAGTTGGAGTCGAGGTACTCAGCAAGTTTGTCATGTGGTTCGATTGATCATTTTACTTTTCATTTTGATTCAACAGTCGGATGCAGGGTGGGAGGAGTACTACGACTATATCTTCCCTGAGGATGCAGCCAACCAGCCCAACCTCAAACTGCTCGCCATGGCCAAGATGTGGAAGAGGCagcaacaagaagaagaagaagaggaggaggaggaggaagaagatgagGAAGGCGAAAACAACGGAGGACTGGATAGAGGTAGTGGCAAAGAAATGGAGGAAGAAGATAACAGAAGAGTGGAGAGCGATGGAGATGAAAAAATGGATGGAGAAGAAaatggaagaggggagaggagtagagacaagGAAATGGAGGAAGAAGTTAAcagaagagtggagagagatggagaagaaaatggaagaggggagaggagtagagacaaAGAAATGTCCGAAGACTCTGCATCACCATCAGAAAATCCCATGGTCAGTGAGCCTATGCCTGAAAAAGACTCCAAAGAGAGCACATATGATGACAGCGATGATTCTGAtgaaagcagcagcagcagcagcagcagcagtagtagtggcagcagcGGTAGTGATCGTGACAAAGATGGCAGTGAGAAACAGCCCAGGAAGAGCAAAAATGATTCAGTGAATGATTAGCTTGTCTGGGAAAATGTTTCACTCATGACGAGTTGAGTACCTCATCAGGTAATTTCtagtgcttttttttttttttacaaacaccTCTTTTATTCATGTGAATTCGTATTCCATGTTTTAGTTACTGTAGTGCAATgacaatgtaaataaataaacactgatatccatttttttttatttaaaaaaaacataattgaTTGTTGTGACAAAGCAGCAGGTCCCTGGGTGAATCAAGTAAGTAGATAATTTATTGAATTTGAATGAGTCCTTTCAATTCCATATAGCTCCAAACAGTGACTGACTCATTGGCAAAAAAAATCTTAGTTTCACAAAGGACCAGTTATTGGATAATTCAAAATTATGTACAATGATATTCTGTCAGCTTTCACACCCTCAAAACTAGTCCTAATCACACTTCACCAATGCAGACGAGAGAAATATAAAGGTGTCCGTGTTCTGCCGTCTATTCTATATCTTCTGGTCTGACAGGATGTGGTATAGGAACGATGGACTTCTTCTCTGTGTCGCTCGACAAGGCTTTCCTCATATCTACAAAGAGTGAGCACATGTCAACAAAATGATTGAGCTACAGTAATGTTTACATTAATTTGAAGGGGTTCATCTTACCGTAGGCGTCTTCATCCGGTTCTCCGTTGCTAGCAGAATAGTACTCTATCACGGTTCTGTAAACGCTGTAGCCTAGCTGTTTGTACATGTTCACCGCCACTTGATTGGAGACTCGAACAAACAGGTCAACAAAGAACCCGCTCTTCCTAAAACAGTGAGACATGACAGATTAGAATAAGCCAAGAAGTATGCTAGATAACATGGTCATGTTCAGTAGGGTGCACTACAGCAAAACGGTTTGAAACAGAAAACAATAAGGGTTTATAATTTGTATTCCCACCAAATTACACTGATCTTAGTAAAAGTCAGACCCACCTTTCTGAGATCTCCTCCAGCATCTCCATAAGCTTGGCTGCC
This genomic window contains:
- the LOC118386699 gene encoding N-alpha-acetyltransferase 20-like isoform X2 produces the protein MTTLRAFTCDDLFKFNNINLDPLTETYGIPFYLQYLAHWPEYFIVAEAPGGELMGYIMGKAEGSVAREEWHGHVTALSVAPEFRRLGLAAKLMEMLEEISERKSGFFVDLFVRVSNQVAVNMYKQLGYSVYRTVIEYYSASNGEPDEDAYDMRKALSSDTEKKSIVPIPHPVRPEDIE
- the LOC118386698 gene encoding crooked neck-like protein 1; protein product: MASTAAGKQRIPKVAKVKNKAPAEVQITAEQLLREAKERELELLPPPPKQKITDEEELNDYKLKKRKGFEDNIRKNRTVISNWIKYAQWEESLKEVQRARSIYERALDVDHRNIALWLKYAEMEMKNRQVNHARNIWDRAITILPRVNQFWYKYSYMEEMLGNIAGCRQVFERWTEWEPEEQAWHSYINFELRYKEVDKARSIYERFVIVHPDVKNWIKYARFEEKHGYIAHGRKVFERSVEFFGEEHVNENLFVAFARFEEKQKEFERVRVIYKYALDRIPKHQAQELFKFYTVFEKKFGDRRGIEDVIVSKRRFQYEEEVKASPHNYDAWFDYLRLVESDADPDTAREVYERAIANIPPIQEKRHWRRYIYLWINYALYEELEVKDPERTRQVYQACLDLIPHKKFTFAKIWLLYGQFEIRQKNLQAARRGLGTAIGKCPKNKLFKGYIELELQLREFDRCRKLYEKYLEFAPENCTTWIKFSELETILGDTERARAIFELAIGQPRLDMPEVLWKSYIDFEIEQEEFDNTRGLYQRLLQRTQHVKVWISYAQYELSIDTSDRLQRCRGIFEEGNKGLRSCEEKEERLMMLESWKEFEQEFGSDTTRERVKKLLPEKVKKRRKLTAEDGSDAGWEEYYDYIFPEDAANQPNLKLLAMAKMWKRQQQEEEEEEEEEEEDEEGENNGGLDRGSGKEMEEEDNRRVESDGDEKMDGEENGRGERSRDKEMEEEVNRRVERDGEENGRGERSRDKEMSEDSASPSENPMVSEPMPEKDSKESTYDDSDDSDESSSSSSSSSSSGSSGSDRDKDGSEKQPRKSKNDSVND